From Deltaproteobacteria bacterium:
TGCAGAGGGTCATTAATGCATGCTCAAGCAGCTTGTCGGCGCTATAGAGAACAAGCGCGACAGCGCTGCCTTCCTGTACCTTTGCAGTGGTATCAACGTGGGAGGAGAATCTGGCAAGATACCGGGCGAAAGTTTCCCGGTCCTTTTCCGGGACCTGAGCCATTTGATCATTAACAAGCTGGCGATGAATATCGGCCGGGTCGAATTCCTCCAGCGGCTTGTACATTTCGGGAATCTCTTTTTTTATCTTATCCACCTTGTCAAGGCCCAGAATATCTGCCGACAGATCATCGGAAGTTTCTGCTGATGCTTCTTCTTCCTCTTCGTCCTCGTCTGATTCCTCGGGAAGCGTGCCGTCTCTCTTCATTTCATCGAATATGCGAAGGGCATCCATGAGCGCCATCTGGCTATCTACGTAGATATCTTCGCTGGCAGCTTCCGAATAATAGGCAAAGTCCGGTGGTAGAGCGGTGATTTCAGAATCGAAGGTGAAGTTTCCCTTTGTCCAGCTTACGACGTCGACAGTGACGATTTCAACAAGCTTTTCAAGTCCTTTACGGGCCTGGCCCTTATCCACCTTGTTCTGTTCCAGCAGTAAAGCGGCCAATGACTTGCCTGCCTCTCCTGATTGACTCCAACTGTTGAATGTTTGTTCTGCCTCTTCCGGGGAAAGTATGCCGAGTTTTGCCAGGGCGGTTCCAATGTTTTCCTGGTTATTGGGATAGGCTGCTCCCGTAATGTAGCCGTCACTGAAAACGATGACACATTCGCGCTTCCCCTTTTTAAGAGATAGCGTGCCTGTTTTTCTCGACGTATTGAGGAGCTGTATAACGTCTATAAAAGGGAGCCCTTCCAGATTGCCGACGAGTGACATTTAGATCCTACCTCATTTAGCCTTTGTATAGGTTAAATCGCTGAAAATAAAAAAATAGTAATATAAATAAATCCATATTGCAACCTTCTATCTCGGTTGGGAGTTGAAAAAGTGCTCTTTCTTCCGCCCAAAGGCAACTCTGTTCCCGTAAAAAGAGGCTCATTTTTCATGCATCATGTCAAGCTTCGACCTGTATTCCTGCGCCTCCTGCTGTCTGGCCCACATGAGCGCATATTCACCTTTCGCCTTTAAAAGCTCACTGTGGCGTCCTCTCTCTGCGATTTCTCCGTTAATGAGCACCAGAATTTCATCGGCATCGACAATGGTTGAGAGCCTGTGGGCGATAACGATTGTCGTCCTGTCTCTTGATACTTCTTTCAGCGATGCCTGTATCTCTTTTTCCGTACTCGAATCGAGGGCTGACGTTGCTTCGTCGAAGACGAGTATTTCCGGATTTTTAAGTATTGTTCTTGCGATGGCTACGCGCTGTTTTTCACCACCGGAGAGCTTGAGCCCTCTTTCTCCCACAAGGGTGTTGTATCCATCGGGCAGGGTATTAATAAAATCGTCGATACTGGCAAGCCGTGCGCCTTCAATAAGCTTTTTCCTGCTGCAGTCGGGACAGCCGTACTGAATATTATAGGCGATGGTGTCGTTAAAAAGCACTGTATCCTGGGGAACAATGCCTATGGCACGGCGTAAAGAGTGCTGGCTTATCTCACGGATGTTTTGCCCGTCAATTGCTATGGCGCCGGAACTTACGTCGTAGAAACGAAAGAGCAGTCTTGAGATGGTTGATTTACCTGCTCCGCTCGGTCCGACAATTGCCACTGTCTTTCCTGATGATACCTTGAAACTGACATTCTTGAGTATGGGCCTGTCTGCATTGTAGGCAAAGCTGACCCGCCTAAACTCAACCTCGCCATTTCCTCTTACCAGGTTCCCCGCCTGGTGAGAGTCCTTTATTTCGGTATCAATCTCTCTTAGTTCAAACATTTTGTCCATATCGACGAGACTCTGCTTTATCTGCCTGTATACGAATCCCAGGAAGTTGAGAGGCAGATAGAGCTGTATAAGAAAGGTATTAACGAGGACAAAGTCACCGACCGTCATGGTTCCGTCAATAACCCCTCCGGCAGCCATGGTCATTACTGCAATGAGCCCCAGTCCGATAATAAGGCCCTGTCCCATGTTCAGCAGGGAAAGACTGGTCTGGCTCTTGACGGCGGCATCTTCATAGCCTGCCAGGGACCCGTCAAAGCGTTTATACTCATGTTCTTCGTTGCCGAAATACTTGACCGTTTCATAATTGAGGAGAGAGTCTATCGATTTGGTATTGGCCTCCGTATCCTTTTCATTCATTTTTCGCCTGAATTTGAGGCGCCATTCGGTAACGAGGAGGGTAAAGGCAATATAGCCGGCAATGGTCAGGAAGGTGGCGGCTGCAAAGAGGATGTTAAACTGATAGAGGAGAACGGCCGTAACCATGATGATTTCCAGCAATGTGGGGAGAATGTTAAAGAGGATAAATCCAAGTACGAACTGAACGCCCTGAGTTCCTCTTTCTATGACCCTCGAAAGGCCGCCCGTTTGCCTGTCAAGATGAAAGCGAAGTGACAATTCATGGAGGTGTTTGAATGTGTTGAGGGCAATGGTTCGTTGCGCATGCTGGGAGACACGAACGAAGATAAGGTCTCTCAGTTCGCCGAAAAACTGGGTAAGGAACCTCGCCCCGCCATAGGCAATAATAATGCCCAGAGGGAGGCTGATGGCCATATCTGTAACGGTCAGCCTGTCTACGGCCATTTTATAGAGAAAGGGGACGTAAACGTTTACA
This genomic window contains:
- a CDS encoding DUF4388 domain-containing protein produces the protein MSLVGNLEGLPFIDVIQLLNTSRKTGTLSLKKGKRECVIVFSDGYITGAAYPNNQENIGTALAKLGILSPEEAEQTFNSWSQSGEAGKSLAALLLEQNKVDKGQARKGLEKLVEIVTVDVVSWTKGNFTFDSEITALPPDFAYYSEAASEDIYVDSQMALMDALRIFDEMKRDGTLPEESDEDEEEEEASAETSDDLSADILGLDKVDKIKKEIPEMYKPLEEFDPADIHRQLVNDQMAQVPEKDRETFARYLARFSSHVDTTAKVQEGSAVALVLYSADKLLEHALMTLCNKEGIFVFNTAGADEFEAKVAQCVAKEFLTIMLYDRPGDKEGEIPGDKLLSARAHMKEKYPYTPALQLAPPKDDDFTLKSYADNIRTVIPKPSFSEEEVYIDSLIRFLEILRSSLKSLIPQSQG
- a CDS encoding ABC transporter ATP-binding protein/permease, encoding MINSKFDPLAEKSNRSQWKTLKILAIYLWPTGRGDLKRRVIAALLCLAMAKVVNVYVPFLYKMAVDRLTVTDMAISLPLGIIIAYGGARFLTQFFGELRDLIFVRVSQHAQRTIALNTFKHLHELSLRFHLDRQTGGLSRVIERGTQGVQFVLGFILFNILPTLLEIIMVTAVLLYQFNILFAAATFLTIAGYIAFTLLVTEWRLKFRRKMNEKDTEANTKSIDSLLNYETVKYFGNEEHEYKRFDGSLAGYEDAAVKSQTSLSLLNMGQGLIIGLGLIAVMTMAAGGVIDGTMTVGDFVLVNTFLIQLYLPLNFLGFVYRQIKQSLVDMDKMFELREIDTEIKDSHQAGNLVRGNGEVEFRRVSFAYNADRPILKNVSFKVSSGKTVAIVGPSGAGKSTISRLLFRFYDVSSGAIAIDGQNIREISQHSLRRAIGIVPQDTVLFNDTIAYNIQYGCPDCSRKKLIEGARLASIDDFINTLPDGYNTLVGERGLKLSGGEKQRVAIARTILKNPEILVFDEATSALDSSTEKEIQASLKEVSRDRTTIVIAHRLSTIVDADEILVLINGEIAERGRHSELLKAKGEYALMWARQQEAQEYRSKLDMMHEK